The Heyndrickxia vini genome contains a region encoding:
- a CDS encoding MFS transporter, translated as MIKGNRNVLLILVATSFNFLGNGMHLVAISWLIYEITKSPLSVAFLVTLQWVPGIVSSFFTGSIIDNLNRKYILICMDIIRCITVLSLPILFYSTDSTKVWVLYAATVIITICSNFFHPAQKAILKEVIPEDIFLRVVSFNSTILQLGAIVGAGSAGFLISMYSPYAVFLIDSCTFLISAVLLSFLQYKRLLKRTNHKVRLSFYKDLKIGASYLFQRKVLFTLYLMGLIPSLVVKIINSLLSSYTDTSLHMGVKEYGILDSAFAVGSVVTGLYLVGFVKKGGMESTFYNYSFIGIGLSLLMLSIFPNYYVAIIGMVILGATTMFEVVSRRTLVMKSVDENYMGRVEGFYWMIVSSVTPLGNIIASFIADFTGSRAVILSYGLIMFIIFVTLFKGGKRNFITELTKEVDFNTIRKQKQIESTN; from the coding sequence ATGATTAAAGGCAATCGTAATGTTTTGTTAATTTTGGTTGCTACAAGTTTTAACTTTCTGGGGAATGGAATGCATTTAGTGGCAATATCATGGCTTATTTATGAAATTACAAAAAGTCCCTTATCTGTTGCCTTTTTGGTGACTCTTCAGTGGGTACCGGGAATAGTTTCCTCTTTTTTTACTGGATCTATAATTGATAATTTAAATAGAAAATATATATTAATATGTATGGATATTATTAGATGTATAACTGTCCTATCCTTACCAATATTATTTTATTCAACCGACTCTACAAAAGTGTGGGTTTTATATGCTGCTACTGTAATAATTACAATTTGTAGCAACTTCTTCCATCCGGCGCAAAAGGCTATACTAAAAGAGGTCATACCAGAGGATATATTTTTACGAGTAGTTAGTTTTAATTCCACTATTTTACAGTTAGGAGCAATTGTCGGTGCAGGCTCAGCAGGCTTTCTAATATCAATGTATTCTCCCTATGCTGTCTTTTTAATTGATTCCTGTACATTTTTAATTTCGGCAGTGTTATTGTCTTTTCTTCAATACAAAAGGTTATTAAAAAGAACAAACCATAAAGTAAGGCTTTCCTTTTATAAAGATTTAAAAATAGGTGCCTCTTACTTATTTCAAAGGAAAGTTTTGTTTACCCTTTATTTAATGGGGTTGATACCGTCTTTAGTAGTTAAAATAATTAACTCATTATTAAGTTCTTATACTGATACATCACTGCATATGGGTGTAAAAGAATATGGTATTTTGGACTCTGCTTTTGCAGTTGGAAGTGTTGTAACTGGTCTGTATTTGGTAGGTTTTGTTAAGAAGGGTGGTATGGAATCTACTTTCTACAATTACTCCTTTATCGGCATTGGTTTAAGTTTATTAATGCTTAGTATATTTCCTAATTATTATGTTGCAATAATAGGAATGGTAATATTAGGCGCAACGACCATGTTTGAAGTTGTTTCAAGAAGAACATTGGTAATGAAAAGTGTAGATGAGAATTATATGGGTAGGGTAGAAGGATTTTACTGGATGATTGTATCAAGTGTAACACCATTAGGTAACATTATTGCAAGTTTTATTGCAGATTTTACAGGTAGCAGAGCTGTCATATTGTCCTATGGATTAATCATGTTCATAATTTTTGTAACCCTATTTAAAGGAGGAAAGAGAAATTTTATAACTGAACTCACAAAAGAAGTGGATTTTAATACCATTAGAAAACAAAAACAAATCGAGAGCACAAATTAA
- a CDS encoding GNAT family N-acetyltransferase has translation MKYQIREANLSDYQKIQPIHKEVHDLHVNGRPDKYKPSNNTLDFDYFKSLVYDNNSIVYIIESDGKIIAFTFLRKYEAAERDTIVKNTYVFMEDFGVAGSFRGEGFGKLLFNKAIEFAKKIGAVSLELGVWEFNRQAIKFYEAMGMKTQARKMEIEI, from the coding sequence ATGAAATATCAAATCCGTGAGGCTAATTTAAGTGATTATCAGAAAATTCAGCCGATACATAAAGAAGTTCATGACTTGCATGTTAACGGTAGACCTGATAAGTACAAACCATCAAATAATACTTTGGATTTTGACTATTTTAAATCATTGGTTTATGACAATAACTCTATAGTTTACATTATTGAAAGTGATGGGAAAATCATAGCCTTTACTTTCTTAAGAAAATATGAAGCAGCAGAGCGTGATACAATCGTAAAAAATACCTACGTTTTTATGGAAGACTTCGGTGTGGCAGGAAGCTTTAGAGGAGAAGGTTTTGGTAAATTACTTTTTAATAAAGCTATTGAGTTTGCAAAAAAAATAGGTGCAGTAAGTTTAGAACTCGGTGTGTGGGAATTTAATCGTCAGGCTATTAAGTTTTATGAAGCAATGGGGATGAAAACTCAAGCAAGAAAAATGGAAATTGAAATTTAA
- a CDS encoding DedA family protein — MSDFIQSILTFLTDLGYFGVALGLMIEIIPSEIVLAYAGYLVSQGHINFVGAVIAGVIGGTIAQIFVYWIGAYGGRPFLKKYGKYIFIHEKHIDIAEKWFNKYGSGVIFTARFIPVVRHAISIPAGITKMSLKKFTIYTTLAIIPWSILFVALGDQLSSNWKHVDEFAKPYIQPAMIIAIGLIVLYFIYKMFKKK; from the coding sequence ATGAGCGATTTTATTCAATCAATCTTAACCTTTTTGACGGATCTCGGTTATTTCGGTGTAGCACTAGGACTAATGATTGAAATTATTCCGAGTGAAATTGTGTTAGCGTATGCGGGCTATCTTGTATCGCAAGGACATATTAATTTTGTCGGTGCGGTCATCGCTGGTGTTATCGGTGGAACGATTGCGCAAATTTTCGTTTACTGGATTGGTGCGTATGGAGGAAGACCTTTCTTGAAAAAATACGGGAAATATATTTTTATCCATGAGAAGCATATTGATATTGCTGAAAAATGGTTTAATAAATATGGATCCGGCGTAATTTTTACAGCACGTTTTATACCAGTCGTGCGTCATGCCATTTCAATCCCAGCAGGTATTACGAAAATGTCGTTGAAAAAATTCACTATATATACGACATTAGCCATTATCCCGTGGTCGATCTTGTTTGTTGCTTTAGGGGACCAGCTATCATCAAATTGGAAGCATGTAGATGAATTTGCCAAACCATATATACAACCTGCTATGATCATTGCAATTGGATTGATTGTTTTATATTTTATTTATAAAATGTTTAAAAAAAAATAA
- a CDS encoding DinB family protein: MNSSKLRDLLLSELYIAVRTTKELLKKVSEEDFSYQPTEKMRTLLEQANHLVQIPFVDIAIGQEKTEAEIRQLEKELYSTDVIKLGDVMERGFQELKAYYESLSEEDFLEKVTKPFYFSPDMAGHTQAKWLIETTTHAFHHRGQFFNYLKELGKEVNMFDLY; encoded by the coding sequence ATGAATTCATCAAAATTACGTGATCTATTATTATCAGAATTATACATCGCTGTTCGAACAACAAAGGAATTGCTGAAGAAAGTGTCTGAGGAGGATTTTTCCTATCAGCCAACTGAAAAGATGCGCACCTTATTGGAGCAAGCAAACCATTTAGTACAAATCCCTTTCGTTGATATCGCAATTGGACAAGAAAAAACAGAAGCTGAAATTAGACAACTTGAAAAAGAGTTATATTCGACCGATGTTATCAAACTTGGCGATGTAATGGAAAGAGGATTCCAAGAGTTAAAAGCGTATTATGAATCGCTTTCTGAAGAAGACTTTTTAGAAAAGGTAACGAAACCATTTTATTTTTCGCCTGATATGGCAGGGCATACGCAAGCGAAATGGTTGATTGAAACAACTACACATGCATTTCACCATCGCGGGCAATTTTTTAATTATTTAAAAGAGCTTGGTAAAGAAGTAAATATGTTTGATTTATATTAA
- a CDS encoding NupC/NupG family nucleoside CNT transporter gives MKYIISIIGLLIVIGLALLASNNRKKVNYKPIILMVVIQIVLAALLLNTKFGLVLIKAIAEIFTKLLEYAGEGISFVFGGIANKGEAPFFLNVLLPIVFISVLIGIFQYLRILPLIMKGIGLLLSKINGMGKLESYNAVASAMVGQSEVFITVKKQLNHLPPHRLYTLCASAMSTVSMSIVGAYMTMIEPKYVVTALVINLFGGFIISSIINPYKVDSNEDILEIQEEKQSFFEMLGEYILDGFKVAIIVGAMLIGFVALIAAINNVFDLIFGISFQQILGYIFSPVAFIMGIPWADAVKAGGIMATKLVTNEFVAMIDLTKIQSSFSSRTIGIISVFLVSFANFSSIGIIAGAVKGLSEKQGNTVARFGLKLLYGATLVSILSAIIVSFVL, from the coding sequence ATGAAATATATTATTTCAATTATCGGTTTATTAATCGTCATAGGGTTAGCATTATTAGCGAGTAATAACCGTAAAAAAGTTAATTATAAACCGATTATTTTAATGGTAGTAATTCAAATTGTATTGGCGGCCTTATTGCTAAATACGAAGTTTGGATTAGTATTAATTAAAGCGATTGCAGAAATTTTCACGAAGCTGCTTGAATACGCTGGTGAAGGAATCTCCTTTGTATTCGGAGGAATTGCTAATAAAGGGGAAGCACCTTTCTTTTTAAACGTTCTCCTTCCGATTGTCTTTATTTCAGTATTGATAGGAATCTTTCAATATTTACGGATCCTTCCATTGATAATGAAAGGGATCGGTTTATTACTTAGTAAGATTAATGGGATGGGGAAACTGGAATCTTATAACGCCGTTGCCTCTGCTATGGTAGGACAATCCGAAGTATTTATAACGGTGAAAAAACAATTGAATCATCTCCCTCCACATCGTTTATATACGTTATGTGCGTCGGCTATGTCGACTGTTTCAATGTCTATTGTTGGCGCTTATATGACAATGATTGAACCAAAATATGTGGTTACGGCGCTCGTCATCAATTTATTTGGCGGATTTATCATCTCTTCGATTATTAATCCATACAAAGTTGATAGCAATGAGGATATTTTAGAAATTCAAGAAGAAAAGCAAAGTTTCTTTGAAATGCTAGGAGAATATATTCTTGATGGCTTTAAAGTAGCAATCATTGTTGGGGCAATGTTAATAGGATTTGTTGCGTTAATAGCAGCTATAAATAATGTGTTTGATTTGATCTTCGGTATTTCGTTCCAGCAAATCCTTGGCTATATTTTCTCCCCTGTTGCCTTTATTATGGGTATTCCTTGGGCAGATGCAGTGAAAGCGGGCGGAATCATGGCGACAAAGCTTGTAACCAATGAATTTGTGGCAATGATTGATCTGACCAAAATTCAATCAAGCTTTAGCTCGCGGACAATTGGTATCATCTCCGTGTTTCTCGTTTCCTTTGCAAACTTCTCATCCATTGGAATTATTGCAGGTGCAGTAAAGGGACTAAGTGAAAAACAAGGGAATACGGTTGCACGATTTGGATTAAAATTATTATATGGTGCTACACTTGTAAGTATATTATCTGCTATTATTGTCAGCTTTGTTTTATAA
- a CDS encoding response regulator transcription factor — MEINMKNILVVDDEREIVNLITIYLKNEGFHVLKAHNGVEALTIMNHEQVELMIIDIMMPEMDGMELCRRIREKNQVPIIMLSAKGEDMDKVLGLMTGADDYMIKPFNPLELIARVKSLLRRSYQYKIDTQSNESEIISIHSLEINRSSHQVLNGGIPISLTAKEFDILYLLASHRGRVFSTEEIFERVWDEKYFASNNTVMVHISHLRDKLEKELGYKLIKTVWGVGYKIEE, encoded by the coding sequence ATGGAGATTAATATGAAGAACATATTAGTTGTTGATGACGAGAGAGAAATTGTAAATTTGATCACGATTTATCTGAAAAATGAAGGATTTCATGTGTTAAAAGCTCACAATGGGGTGGAAGCTCTAACGATTATGAATCATGAGCAGGTAGAGTTGATGATTATAGATATTATGATGCCTGAGATGGACGGGATGGAATTATGTCGCAGGATTAGGGAAAAGAATCAGGTTCCTATTATTATGTTGAGTGCAAAAGGGGAAGATATGGATAAAGTCCTTGGTCTTATGACGGGGGCGGATGATTATATGATTAAGCCATTCAATCCATTGGAGTTGATAGCTCGCGTAAAGTCATTATTAAGAAGATCCTACCAATATAAAATTGACACGCAGTCGAATGAAAGTGAAATTATCAGCATTCATTCACTTGAGATCAATCGCAGCTCACATCAAGTATTAAATGGTGGTATCCCGATTTCGCTAACGGCCAAAGAGTTTGATATTTTATATTTACTTGCTAGTCATCGAGGAAGGGTTTTTAGCACAGAAGAGATTTTTGAACGTGTATGGGATGAGAAATACTTTGCCTCTAATAATACGGTAATGGTTCATATTAGTCATCTAAGAGATAAATTGGAGAAGGAATTAGGTTATAAATTGATCAAAACCGTATGGGGGGTCGGTTACAAGATTGAAGAATAG
- a CDS encoding sensor histidine kinase produces MKNRLINQIQGKIMLLILSSLVLSTIVFAILFVILYILKNMSVIPYRVLYSFYRFDQKYGYAYLGMFIYFLLFILFVLILSRGWGRDFNKVLEGTKKISEGELDFQVPVYSNNELGEMAGNINRISEQLHHSIQEERRAVQGKNELITNVSHDLRTPLTSIMGYLRLIEEDRYKDEVELRYYVNIAYEKAMNLERMVSDLFEYTRVNFGTQRLEKIEIDLIQLLSQITAQFIPILEEADMAINFIAVDENIMIKADADKLVRVFENLISNGMKYGKEGKKILLRAKKMDGQAIVEVTNYGEPISSADLPYIFDRFYRVEKSRSLDTGGSGLGLAITKSIVEQHDGHIEVTSNKQETNFTITLPLNQIAYIE; encoded by the coding sequence TTGAAGAATAGGTTGATTAATCAAATACAAGGAAAGATTATGCTTCTTATTCTAAGCAGCTTAGTTTTATCTACAATTGTTTTCGCAATCCTTTTCGTCATATTATATATTTTGAAAAATATGTCGGTTATTCCTTATCGTGTATTATACAGTTTTTATCGATTCGATCAAAAATACGGTTATGCATATTTGGGAATGTTCATCTACTTTCTTTTATTTATCTTATTTGTACTCATCCTTAGTCGAGGATGGGGCAGGGACTTTAATAAGGTGTTGGAGGGGACGAAAAAAATATCCGAAGGTGAACTTGATTTTCAAGTTCCCGTTTATTCAAATAATGAATTAGGGGAAATGGCAGGGAATATTAATCGGATTTCCGAACAATTGCACCATTCAATACAAGAGGAACGGCGGGCAGTACAAGGGAAGAACGAATTAATTACGAATGTCTCACATGATCTCAGGACCCCTCTAACATCAATTATGGGGTACTTGCGTTTAATTGAAGAGGATCGCTATAAGGATGAGGTCGAGCTTCGTTATTACGTGAATATCGCGTATGAAAAGGCTATGAACCTAGAACGAATGGTTAGTGATTTATTTGAATACACCCGTGTAAACTTTGGTACTCAGCGGTTAGAAAAAATCGAAATTGACTTAATCCAGCTGTTATCTCAAATTACCGCTCAGTTTATTCCGATTCTTGAAGAGGCAGATATGGCGATTAATTTTATCGCTGTAGATGAAAATATTATGATTAAAGCGGATGCGGATAAATTAGTGAGGGTATTTGAAAATTTAATCTCTAATGGGATGAAGTATGGGAAAGAGGGCAAGAAAATTTTGTTAAGGGCTAAAAAAATGGATGGCCAGGCTATAGTCGAGGTCACTAATTATGGGGAACCGATTTCCTCTGCTGACCTTCCATATATTTTTGACCGGTTTTATCGAGTCGAGAAATCCCGCTCATTAGACACTGGTGGTTCGGGACTTGGTCTTGCCATTACGAAAAGTATTGTCGAACAGCATGATGGTCATATAGAAGTAACGAGTAATAAACAAGAAACAAATTTCACCATTACACTCCCATTAAATCAAATCGCCTATATTGAATAG
- a CDS encoding D-alanyl-D-alanine carboxypeptidase family protein, with translation MKKPFGLHFDSNKNLIQGKAGVLMDESSGKILYAKNANERLYPASTTKILTALIALEKANVNASVRIGNEVLLREPEESSAGLKPGQVLPLKVLLRAMLLPSGNDAARAIAVYIAKKDNNQPNMSSEAALDYFSKLMNAKAKQIGATHSHFVNPHGLHNPNHYSTAQDLAKIAREARKFKEFRKIVSEEVYKDSSETFYNRNELVNRSSQHYFDGADGIKTGFTDEAGYCLVSSASRNGKKLIAVVLHSSKENVWNDSTAMLEYGFQEKYAEK, from the coding sequence TTGAAAAAACCGTTCGGTCTTCATTTTGATTCTAATAAAAATTTGATTCAAGGAAAGGCAGGCGTACTGATGGACGAGAGTAGTGGGAAAATCCTTTATGCTAAAAATGCAAATGAACGATTATATCCTGCTAGTACGACAAAAATATTAACCGCATTGATTGCTTTGGAAAAGGCAAATGTAAATGCATCAGTGCGAATAGGAAATGAAGTATTATTAAGAGAACCTGAGGAAAGTTCTGCCGGGTTGAAACCAGGGCAGGTGCTCCCGTTAAAAGTGTTGTTACGAGCAATGTTACTCCCATCCGGGAATGATGCAGCAAGAGCAATCGCTGTCTATATCGCCAAAAAGGATAATAACCAGCCAAATATGTCTTCAGAAGCTGCGTTGGACTACTTTTCCAAATTAATGAACGCGAAAGCAAAGCAAATCGGAGCAACCCATTCACATTTTGTCAACCCACATGGACTACATAATCCTAATCATTATTCAACTGCTCAAGATTTGGCAAAGATTGCAAGAGAGGCGAGAAAATTCAAGGAATTTCGAAAAATCGTTAGTGAAGAGGTGTATAAAGACTCGTCCGAAACCTTTTATAATCGTAATGAGCTTGTAAATCGTAGCAGCCAGCATTATTTTGATGGAGCGGATGGGATAAAAACAGGATTTACAGATGAAGCAGGTTACTGTTTAGTTTCATCTGCTTCAAGAAACGGAAAAAAACTAATTGCAGTCGTGTTGCATTCTTCAAAAGAAAATGTATGGAATGATTCCACCGCCATGTTGGAATATGGATTTCAAGAGAAGTATGCAGAAAAATAG
- a CDS encoding diphthine--ammonia ligase has protein sequence MKKRIVLSWSGGKDSCQALYELVKQGYEIACLVTTAPKEMGLTFAHGERIELIEAQARSLRIPVYVIHCSFDSYTDDFHREIIKLKEIYQLDAIAFGDLYLDGHREWGEKLAKGAELEALYPLWMRQENAICALSTFIDTGYQAIVIRTMHNQVPDKWLGKRIDKEFWKEIQTYDVCPMGESGEYHTFVFDGPLFHEKINFRTSSKIVQDHSTKLDIFLND, from the coding sequence TTGAAAAAACGAATTGTTCTTTCATGGAGTGGGGGGAAAGATAGTTGTCAAGCATTGTATGAATTGGTGAAACAAGGGTATGAAATAGCTTGTCTTGTTACTACTGCTCCGAAGGAAATGGGCTTAACCTTTGCGCATGGGGAAAGAATCGAATTAATCGAAGCGCAAGCAAGATCGCTTCGGATTCCAGTCTACGTTATACATTGTTCTTTCGATAGCTATACGGATGACTTCCACAGAGAAATAATAAAGCTAAAGGAAATTTACCAATTAGATGCTATTGCCTTTGGTGATTTATACTTAGATGGGCATCGGGAATGGGGCGAAAAATTAGCGAAAGGCGCGGAACTTGAAGCTCTTTACCCATTATGGATGAGACAAGAGAATGCCATTTGCGCGCTTTCTACTTTTATCGATACAGGTTACCAAGCAATAGTTATCAGAACGATGCATAATCAAGTTCCGGATAAATGGCTTGGAAAACGAATCGATAAAGAATTTTGGAAGGAAATTCAAACGTATGATGTATGTCCGATGGGTGAATCGGGTGAATACCATACATTTGTTTTTGATGGACCATTGTTTCATGAGAAAATAAACTTTCGAACCAGTTCAAAAATCGTTCAGGATCACTCTACTAAACTGGACATTTTTCTAAATGATTAA
- a CDS encoding L,D-transpeptidase, which produces MVYEIHVSTSKRRLALLNNGRVVKIYPIGVGKMLTPTPKGTYRIINKQPNPGGPFGVMWMGLSKPHYGIHGTNNPASIGKLVSHGCIRMYNQDVLSLSKIVPIGTKVRISQS; this is translated from the coding sequence ATGGTATATGAAATACATGTGTCTACATCTAAGCGTCGCTTAGCACTTTTGAATAACGGCCGGGTAGTTAAAATCTATCCAATCGGTGTGGGGAAAATGTTAACACCAACGCCGAAGGGTACGTATAGAATCATTAATAAGCAGCCAAATCCGGGCGGACCATTTGGAGTAATGTGGATGGGACTATCAAAACCACATTACGGAATTCATGGAACGAATAATCCTGCATCAATCGGGAAACTGGTCTCCCATGGTTGCATTAGAATGTATAACCAAGATGTTTTATCCCTATCTAAAATAGTGCCGATTGGGACGAAGGTAAGGATAAGTCAGTCATGA
- a CDS encoding spore germination protein: MFFFTPMVVNLLGFKINSVDNSSVINAGPVQSIDQFTAYKRNQAFGELNGDLSPTTLPITAIVDPDVSDSPAVKNSVI, from the coding sequence ATGTTTTTTTTCACACCTATGGTTGTTAATCTTCTCGGATTTAAAATTAATTCAGTCGATAACTCCTCTGTTATAAACGCTGGGCCAGTTCAATCAATTGATCAATTTACGGCTTATAAGCGAAACCAAGCTTTTGGAGAATTAAACGGTGATTTATCTCCAACCACTTTGCCTATTACAGCAATTGTTGATCCGGACGTAAGTGACAGCCCCGCTGTTAAAAATAGTGTTATTTAG
- a CDS encoding methionine ABC transporter ATP-binding protein, giving the protein MIKFEGVGKVFQSKGREVAAVQDVSLSIEKGEIFGVIGFSGAGKSTLLRLVNLLERPTSGKVIVNEQENLSLSEKELRKMRQRIGMIFQTFNLFNSRTVFGNVAYPLKIAKVPKQEINRRVTELLQFVGLADKANYYPEQLSGGQKQRVGIARALATSPDILICDEATSALDPETTSDILTLLKRVNEEYNVTILLITHEMQVIRTICDRVAVMENGRVIEEGSVFNLFTNPTTKTTKNFISSVLNDKISPQLFEKLCGNKSSHLYRIIFTGEETSKPLLSNIAKSFEVDVNILYGNISEIQEVLFGNLIVELQGNQVEIGRAVNHLKQYVEVQEVTSHAS; this is encoded by the coding sequence ATGATTAAATTTGAAGGTGTAGGCAAAGTGTTTCAGTCAAAAGGCAGAGAAGTGGCAGCTGTGCAGGATGTTTCTCTTTCAATCGAAAAGGGTGAAATATTTGGTGTAATTGGTTTTAGTGGTGCTGGAAAAAGTACTTTGCTTCGACTGGTAAATCTTTTAGAAAGGCCAACATCAGGAAAGGTAATTGTTAACGAACAAGAAAATCTCTCCCTATCAGAGAAGGAACTTCGAAAGATGAGACAAAGAATCGGAATGATCTTCCAAACCTTTAATCTATTTAACTCAAGAACGGTGTTCGGAAATGTTGCCTATCCGTTAAAAATAGCAAAAGTGCCGAAACAGGAGATTAATAGAAGAGTAACGGAACTGTTGCAATTTGTCGGGTTAGCTGATAAAGCAAATTATTATCCTGAACAACTGTCAGGAGGACAAAAGCAGAGGGTGGGAATTGCGAGAGCACTAGCCACTTCACCAGACATTTTAATTTGTGATGAAGCGACATCGGCTCTTGATCCGGAAACAACGAGCGATATTTTGACACTATTGAAGAGGGTAAATGAGGAATATAATGTGACGATACTATTGATTACTCATGAAATGCAAGTTATTCGAACAATATGTGATCGTGTTGCTGTGATGGAGAATGGACGAGTGATTGAAGAAGGTAGCGTCTTTAATCTTTTTACTAATCCTACAACTAAAACAACAAAAAACTTTATTAGCTCCGTCCTAAACGACAAAATCTCACCGCAACTTTTTGAAAAATTGTGCGGAAATAAGTCTAGTCATCTATACCGGATTATTTTTACCGGTGAAGAGACGAGTAAACCATTGCTATCAAACATTGCAAAGTCCTTTGAAGTAGATGTAAATATTCTTTATGGAAATATTAGCGAAATACAGGAAGTTCTCTTTGGTAATTTAATTGTTGAGTTACAAGGGAATCAAGTAGAGATAGGAAGAGCTGTTAATCATTTGAAACAATATGTAGAAGTGCAGGAGGTTACAAGTCATGCAAGTTGA